The Amycolatopsis jiangsuensis nucleotide sequence GTGCCTCGAGCGCCTCGAGCATGAGCCGTAGCAAGCGGTGCGAAAGATCGGTCAGCCGGGCGATCCAGGACTCGATGGCCGGACGCAGTTCAGGCATCGCCGAAGGCCACTTGTTCGGCCCGACCAGGCACTGATAGGCGGGATCGCCGGGCTCGAAACTCCGCGCGGGCTGCTCCGGCCCGATGTCGAGCTGCCGGCGCTGGTCCGGAACACCCTTGGTGTGTTCGCGGCCGAGTTCGGAGTAGCCGCGGAACAGTGGCGAGTCGAGGATGTTCAGCGCGAGCCGATCGCCCTCCGGCAGGGCGAAGAAGCGGCGGCTCAGCTCGAGCATGTCTTCGCTGTCCTCGACACCGTGGCCGACGAGCTGGAAGAAGCCGATCTCATGGATGGCCGCGCGCAGCCGGTGCAGGAACTCCGCCTTGGATCCTGCCGAACCGGCGGCGTCGCGAAGGTCGAGCACGGGGAAGTCTTCGGTCACAACAGCTCCTTCGATGCACTGGTCTGGTAGGCCGTAGGGTCGGTCACACCGGCACCTTGGAACGCTTCCTGCCGATCCCAGCAGGATGCGCACTCTCCGCAGTGCAGCGGGCCGCCGCGCATGCAGGTCCAGGTCTCGGTCCAGGGAACGCCGAGCCGCTCGCCGAGCGATACCACGTCACTCTTGCGCAGCCCAGCCAGTGGCGCGGTCAACGTCAGCTCGGGGTGCGCGTACCCGTGGGTCGCGACCTTCTCCATGGCAAGGAAAGCCTCGAGAAAGGCGACGTTGCTGTCGGGTGCGGCTTGCGGGTCGTCGATCACCCCGATGGCCACCGCGGTCGCCTCCTCGGCGACAGCGACCGCGAAGGCGACAGAAAGGAGAACGGCATTGCGGTTGGGTACGACGTTCGGGCTCTGCCCGGGTGATTCCGGCTTACGATTCGGCACCTCGACCGTCAGGTCGGTGAGTGAGGAGCCGTGCATGAGCATGCCGACCGAGCGCAGATCGACGATGTCGTGCGGCACCCCGAGCGTTCTCGCCGCCCTCGCGGCGAACTTGTGTTCCACCAGGTTGCGTTGCCCGTAGTCCACGGACAACAACCGAAGTGCGTGTCCTTGGGCTCGGAGGTGGTGCGCCATGGTGACCGAGTCCAGGCCACCGGAAACAATTGCGACGGTTTTGCGCATGTTCTGCCTTTCGGCGCATAGAAGTCGACGGGTCGGCCGGTGGGGCCAAAGCAGCCTTGCGGCTTGCACAGGAGCCGAAGCGTTGGCGACGCGTGGATCTCCGTCAGACCCCCGGTGTGGCCGGAACGCTCAGCCGCGTCGAACGGCGGCCCTTGCGGTAGGTGAGATCGACTTCGGGCCGTGGAGCGTCCAGCCTGATGGTGAGAGTTCGCTCCTCACTCCACCCGACCAAGCGGTACTCGTTTCCGCCAAGGGCCGCCAGCGGGAACGGGTGGCCATGGGGAGATCGGATGGCGAGCTCCGTACCGGTGTCGACGATGCTGAACTCCGCCAGGGGCTGCGGACCGTCGAGCGACCCGAACACCTCGGTCTCCAGCAGGTGCGCCGGCGCCTCGAACGAACATCGCGCGCCTTCCCGCTCCGAGTCCGTGGTAGCGGCGGCGGCGGGCCGGTTGTAGAGCACTTCCGGGCCGTCGAAGTAGCCGGCCCAGTCCGCCGGGAACAGCTGCGCGAGAGCCGGAGTGACCAGCACGTCCACGACAAGATGGACGCGATGCTCGGTGCCGAGGTTCTGGATGTGGTGCTTGCGGCTGAAGTCGCCGAACCAGAACTCGCCGGGTTGCCAGCGGTGGACCTCTCCGTCGAGCTCCAGCGATGCTTCCTCGTGGGTGATGACCGGCATGTGCAGCCGGGCCACCCCCCAGTCCGGGGCGAACTTGGCATCGTTGTGGGGATATCCGACGACTCCGGGTCCCAGATCCATGAACCTCGCCGCGTGGAGCGGCCCGGGAATCGACCGCAGGACCTCCTCCACGTAGGGCATGTGGTCCAGCCACTCGGTGTCGGCGAATTCCGCGCCGCCGGGGCCGCCCGCGTCGGTACGGGTCTTGTCACCCCCGGGGCTGCGCACCGGGAGGCAGCGCCAGTCCTGCGGCTCCTCCCACCTGGTCACCTGGCCGTTCGCGTACGCGCTCTGCTCATCCCACAGGTGGTCGCGCGCGGTCATGAGGTCTGCCAGCAGCCGGCCGGCGTCCAGTGTGGGGAGCAGACGGGCCGCTCCCGCCGGCGTCGAAGAATGGTTTTCGTTCATCGTCGTCCTTTCCCGCAGGCTGGATCGGAACGGTGATCCAGCCTGACTCGTCAGGCCCGGAGCAGGTCGAACAGCTCTCCCCGGAGCTTCGGATCCGTGCCGAAATCCCCGCGATACGCGGTGGAGGTCATCTGCGCCGCGGCTTTGACGCCCCGCATCGTCATGCAAAGGTGCTCGCCCTTCGCTATGACCGCGACGTCCGCGGTACCGCTCAGCGTGCTGATCTCCAGCGCGATTTGGTCCACGAGGCGCTCCTGGACTTGCAGCCGGTGCGCGCACTGATGGGCGACCCTGGCGAACTTGGACAGGCCGAGCAGTTTCTCCCCTGGACGATATGCGATCGTCACGGCGCATTTGAAGGGCAGCAGGTGGTGCTCACACAGTGACCAGACCTGGATATCCGAGACGACTACGAGCTGACTGGTGCCGATCGACTCGAAAAGCGTGTCCAGCGAACCCGGCTCATAGTCGATGAACTCCCGCCACCAGCGGGCGAACCGCTTGGGCGTGTCGCGGAGTCCGTCGCGAGTGGGATCCTCACCGATCTCCTCCAAGAGCCGGCGGGCGATGTCGACCAACGGATCTTCGGTCACCTTCGAAACCATCGGGTCGTCGTCCAGCCCTAATTCTGTTATCGACATGCGATCACCTTTCTCGCAAGATTCGAAGTCACCGGGCTTACGCCCGGTACTCTGCCCAGGTCTTGGGAGTTTCCGAGACGCGAACACAAGTCAGCTCGGGATACTCCAACAACCATGTCCGGTAGACCCAGGCCGCCATGTTCTCGGCAGTTGGATTCACGTCCATCACATCATTGAGATGCCGATGATCAAGATTCTTGTCGATCCAGTCCTTGAATGTCGACAACTCTCCATAGTCTCGAATGAAGCCAACCGGCAACAAGTCGGCGTCCTCGGCTCCGAGCTCGAGTTCGACTACATAATTGTGCCCGTGCATTCGGGCACACTGATGCTCGGCCGGCAGGTCGGCCAGCTGGTGACTGGCCGAGAACTCGAACTTCTTCGTGATTTTGAACCCCATCGATCCAAGCTCCCTAATCCTTCGTGCGCAGCGTTTCTCATACTGCCCGCTTGTCGCCCCACAACAATGTGTGCAGCCTGGTCGTCAGATTCCAGCCGCGCTCGACGACCGCGTCCGCCAGCTCGCTCATGTGCTTGGTGACGTCGTCGGCGGTGCGCCCGATCGGCATGATCCACACCGAGGAGAGGTTGAAGGTGGAAACCAGCTCCGCCACCTCATCGAGATCACCGGTGTTCCGACAGACGAATTTGAAGGTGCTACCAGGCAGTTGCGCCAGGTTGACGAGCGCATTGGGGACGATCCTGCGCCGCCGGCTGTCGCCCGAG carries:
- a CDS encoding 6-pyruvoyl trahydropterin synthase family protein, encoding MGFKITKKFEFSASHQLADLPAEHQCARMHGHNYVVELELGAEDADLLPVGFIRDYGELSTFKDWIDKNLDHRHLNDVMDVNPTAENMAAWVYRTWLLEYPELTCVRVSETPKTWAEYRA
- the folE gene encoding GTP cyclohydrolase I, coding for MTEDPLVDIARRLLEEIGEDPTRDGLRDTPKRFARWWREFIDYEPGSLDTLFESIGTSQLVVVSDIQVWSLCEHHLLPFKCAVTIAYRPGEKLLGLSKFARVAHQCAHRLQVQERLVDQIALEISTLSGTADVAVIAKGEHLCMTMRGVKAAAQMTSTAYRGDFGTDPKLRGELFDLLRA
- a CDS encoding aspartyl/asparaginyl beta-hydroxylase domain-containing protein, with translation MNENHSSTPAGAARLLPTLDAGRLLADLMTARDHLWDEQSAYANGQVTRWEEPQDWRCLPVRSPGGDKTRTDAGGPGGAEFADTEWLDHMPYVEEVLRSIPGPLHAARFMDLGPGVVGYPHNDAKFAPDWGVARLHMPVITHEEASLELDGEVHRWQPGEFWFGDFSRKHHIQNLGTEHRVHLVVDVLVTPALAQLFPADWAGYFDGPEVLYNRPAAAATTDSEREGARCSFEAPAHLLETEVFGSLDGPQPLAEFSIVDTGTELAIRSPHGHPFPLAALGGNEYRLVGWSEERTLTIRLDAPRPEVDLTYRKGRRSTRLSVPATPGV
- a CDS encoding 7-cyano-7-deazaguanine synthase, translated to MRKTVAIVSGGLDSVTMAHHLRAQGHALRLLSVDYGQRNLVEHKFAARAARTLGVPHDIVDLRSVGMLMHGSSLTDLTVEVPNRKPESPGQSPNVVPNRNAVLLSVAFAVAVAEEATAVAIGVIDDPQAAPDSNVAFLEAFLAMEKVATHGYAHPELTLTAPLAGLRKSDVVSLGERLGVPWTETWTCMRGGPLHCGECASCWDRQEAFQGAGVTDPTAYQTSASKELL